From a region of the Pseudoclavibacter endophyticus genome:
- the dcd gene encoding dCTP deaminase, giving the protein MLLSDRDIKAGIDAGDIGLDPYDPAMVQPSSVDVRLDRYFRLFDNHRYPYIDPSEEQPELTRLVEAGADEPFVLHPGEFVLASTFEQVSLGTAFAARLEGKSSLGRLGLLTHSTAGFVDPGFTGHVTLELSNVATLPIKLWPGMKIGQLCFFQLSSAAEEPYGSAAHQSRYLGQRGPTASRSWMNFSRVDVSVTDAGAAGG; this is encoded by the coding sequence GTGCTGCTCAGCGACCGCGACATCAAGGCCGGCATCGACGCCGGCGACATCGGCCTCGACCCGTACGACCCCGCCATGGTGCAGCCCTCGTCGGTCGACGTGCGGCTCGACCGCTACTTCCGGTTGTTCGACAACCACCGCTACCCGTACATCGACCCCAGCGAAGAGCAGCCAGAGCTCACGCGCCTCGTCGAAGCGGGTGCCGACGAGCCCTTCGTGCTGCACCCCGGCGAGTTCGTGCTGGCCTCGACCTTCGAGCAGGTCTCACTCGGTACGGCCTTCGCGGCTCGCCTCGAGGGGAAGAGCTCGCTCGGCCGGCTCGGGCTGCTCACCCACTCGACGGCGGGTTTCGTCGACCCCGGGTTCACGGGGCACGTCACACTCGAGCTCTCGAACGTCGCAACGTTGCCCATCAAGCTCTGGCCCGGCATGAAGATCGGGCAGCTCTGCTTCTTCCAACTCTCGAGCGCCGCGGAGGAGCCGTACGGCTCGGCAGCGCACCAGTCGAGGTATCTCGGCCAGCGCGGGCCGACGGCATCGCGCTCGTGGATGAACTTCTCGCGCGTCGACGTGAGCGTCACCGATGCGGGCGCGGCCGGCGGTTAG